The proteins below come from a single Papaver somniferum cultivar HN1 chromosome 11, ASM357369v1, whole genome shotgun sequence genomic window:
- the LOC113323249 gene encoding probable WRKY transcription factor 70: MEDLVRGQEFAKQVYLQLQGSEIPVRNEVLDSVAKILECFANAISKFSSSESSSEVCHSPALTAVDSPFSDCRKLEGTGEIRTIATPKKSGSNKRRKTSDAREELTATPFDDGRAWRKYGQKEILNTKFPKSYFRCTHKTDQGCQATKQVQRIEEEPAKYRVLYIGQHTCNNQLKGPQLFLDANPRHTCLLNFESNYYAPKVEFPFPASISSAKHEFEGDTEYADIASHKNRDSVKSSEFAVWNDLSAFNPSPTTSMMPSTSGSELVDGIAGLYSSADSNPNFVMDMMFEDDDVLQFDPNEFFNSS; the protein is encoded by the exons ATGGAAGATCTAGTTAGAGGTCAAGAATTTGCAAAACAAGTTTATTTGCAACTCCAAGGAAGTGAAATTCCAGTTAGGAATGAAGTATTAGATTCAGTCGCAAAGATCCTCGAATGTTTTGCTAATGCAATCTCGAAATTCAGTTCCAGTGAATCGTCCAGTGAAGTTTGTCACAGTCCGGCACTTACTGCGGTTGATTCTCCGTTTTCCGATTGCCGGAAATTGGAAGGTACCGGCGAGATCAGAACTATTGCCACTCCGAAGAAATCTGGGTCGAACAAGAGAAG GAAAACTTCAGATGCACGAGAGGAACTAACTGCAACACCTTTCGACGACGGTCGTGCCTGGAGAAAATACGGCCAGAAAGAAATCCTCAACACCAAATTCCCAAA GAGTTATTTTAGGTGCACTCACAAAACAGATCAAGGGTGTCAAGCCACAAAACAAGTccaaagaattgaagaagaaccaGCCAAGTACCGGGTGTTATACATCGGTCAGCATACCTGCAACAATCAACTCAAGGGACCTCAGTTATTCTTAGATGCAAACCCCAGACACACTTGTCTACTCAATTTCGAATCAAACTACTATGCCCCAAAAGTAGAATTCCCTTTTCCAGCATCAATTTCTTCAGCAAAACATGAATTCGAAGGCGACACAGAATACGCCGATATTGCTAGTCACAAGAACAGGGATTCCGTCAAATCATCTGAGTTTGCCGTTTGGAATGATCTATCGGCATTTAATCCATCTCCAACCACGTCAATGATGCCATCGACATCTGGGTCGGAACTGGTTGACGGGATAGCCGGGCTTTATTCTAGTGCCGACAGTAATCCAAATTTTGTCATGGATATGATGTTCGAGGATGATGATGTCCTTCAATTcgatcccaatgaattctttaactCTTCATAG